A window of Candidatus Methylomirabilis lanthanidiphila contains these coding sequences:
- a CDS encoding Type III restriction enzyme, res subunit, with protein sequence MKLHFEPNLDYQLQAIAAVCDLFRGQEVCRTDFTVTMKAPPGAADDRFPGTVPQQLTLGVVESDLGVGNRLTLLDDELLKNLADIQLKNGLPPSVALASGDFTVEMETGTGKTYVYLRTIFELNRRYGFTKFVIVVPSVAIKEGVYKTLQITEEHFKGLYAGAPFDYFAYDSGKLGQVRNFATSPQIQIMVVTVGAINKKDVNNLYKDSEKTGGEKPIDLIRATRPIVIVDEPQSVDGGLQGRGKEALDAMNPLCTLRYSATHADKHHMVYRLDAVDAYERRLVKQIEVASATVEDAHNKPYVRLLSVNNRRGVISARVELDMQTASGVRRQEVTVQDGDHLELTTGRAVYADCRVGEIRVGRGNEFMELRVPGSEQFLKPGQAWGDVDALAVQREMIRRTIKEHLDKEKRLRPQGIKVLSLFFIDAVERYRKYDAEGNPEKGDYALIFEEEYRRFARHPDYRTLFQEVDLSRAAEEVHGGYFSIDRKKIEGRTVAMFKDTRGDTQADDDTYNLIMRDKETLLSLETPLKFIFSHSALREGWDNPNVFQICTLRDIRTERERRQTIGRGLRLCVNQNGERLRGFEVNTLTVIATERYEQFAENLQKEIEADTGIRFGIVETHQFAAVTVTDAGGRATPLGFEQSKMLWEHLKTQGHIDAKGKVQESLRQALKEGTLAVPEPFTAQLGQIREILLKLAGRFEIKNADERRPVSLRKEVYLSPEFKELWDRIKHKTTYRVQFDNEKLVERCIRALQDAPPIAKTRLQWRKADIAIGKAGVEAKEREGAATVVLDERDIELPDLLTDLQDRTQLTRRTIRRIVTGSRRLDDFTRNPQAFIELAGEAINRCKRLAVVDGIRYRRLGDEHYYAQELFEQKELIGYLKNMLAETRKSVYEQVVYDSDTEATFADDLEKNQAIKMYAKLPGWFTVPTPLGGYNPDWAVLVEQDDGERLYFVVETKAGLFADDLRDKEGAKIACSKAHFKALEVREASAKYIVARSVDDVLTAA encoded by the coding sequence GTGAAACTCCACTTCGAGCCGAACCTCGACTACCAGTTGCAGGCCATCGCGGCGGTGTGCGACCTGTTCCGTGGTCAGGAGGTCTGCCGCACCGATTTCACGGTGACGATGAAGGCGCCACCGGGCGCTGCCGACGATCGGTTCCCTGGCACTGTGCCGCAGCAACTGACGCTGGGCGTGGTGGAATCCGATCTCGGTGTCGGCAACCGGCTGACCCTGCTGGACGACGAGCTGCTAAAGAACCTGGCCGACATCCAGCTCAAGAACGGCCTGCCGCCGTCCGTGGCGCTCGCCTCGGGCGATTTTACGGTGGAGATGGAGACCGGCACAGGTAAGACGTACGTCTACCTGCGCACGATCTTTGAGCTGAACAGGCGCTACGGCTTCACCAAGTTCGTCATCGTCGTGCCGTCGGTCGCGATTAAGGAGGGCGTCTACAAGACGCTTCAGATCACCGAGGAGCACTTCAAGGGGCTCTATGCTGGGGCGCCCTTCGACTACTTTGCCTACGACTCCGGCAAACTCGGCCAGGTACGCAACTTCGCCACCAGTCCTCAGATCCAGATCATGGTGGTGACGGTCGGCGCCATCAACAAGAAGGACGTCAATAACCTTTACAAGGACAGCGAGAAGACCGGCGGCGAGAAGCCGATCGACCTTATCAGGGCGACGCGGCCCATCGTGATCGTAGACGAGCCGCAGAGCGTGGATGGCGGGTTGCAAGGGCGCGGCAAGGAGGCGCTCGACGCGATGAACCCGCTCTGCACCCTGCGCTACTCGGCGACGCACGCGGACAAGCATCACATGGTCTACCGCCTCGACGCCGTGGACGCCTACGAAAGGCGGCTGGTCAAACAGATCGAGGTCGCCTCGGCGACGGTGGAGGACGCCCACAACAAGCCGTACGTCCGGCTGCTTTCGGTGAATAACAGGCGCGGCGTCATCTCGGCCCGGGTCGAGCTCGACATGCAGACCGCGAGCGGCGTCCGGCGACAGGAGGTGACGGTCCAGGACGGCGATCACCTGGAGCTGACCACCGGGCGCGCCGTCTACGCCGACTGCCGTGTCGGCGAGATCCGCGTCGGGAGGGGCAATGAATTCATGGAACTGCGCGTTCCCGGCAGCGAGCAGTTCCTCAAGCCCGGCCAGGCGTGGGGCGACGTGGACGCGCTCGCCGTCCAGCGCGAGATGATCCGCCGCACCATCAAGGAGCACCTCGACAAGGAGAAGCGCCTGCGCCCGCAGGGCATTAAGGTGCTCTCGCTCTTCTTCATCGACGCGGTGGAGCGGTACCGGAAGTACGACGCAGAGGGCAACCCCGAGAAGGGCGACTACGCCCTGATCTTCGAGGAGGAGTATCGTCGATTCGCCCGGCACCCGGACTACCGGACGCTCTTTCAGGAAGTGGACCTCTCGCGCGCCGCCGAGGAGGTCCACGGCGGGTACTTCTCCATCGACAGAAAGAAGATAGAGGGCAGGACGGTTGCCATGTTCAAGGACACCCGCGGCGACACCCAGGCCGACGACGATACCTACAACCTGATCATGCGAGACAAGGAGACGCTGCTCTCGCTGGAGACGCCGCTCAAGTTCATCTTCTCCCACTCCGCGCTCCGCGAGGGCTGGGACAACCCCAACGTCTTCCAGATCTGCACGCTGCGTGACATCCGGACCGAACGCGAGCGACGCCAGACCATCGGCCGGGGTCTGCGCCTGTGCGTCAACCAGAACGGCGAGCGCCTGCGCGGCTTCGAGGTCAACACGCTCACGGTGATCGCCACCGAGCGCTACGAGCAGTTCGCGGAGAACCTGCAGAAGGAGATCGAAGCCGATACCGGCATCCGCTTCGGCATCGTAGAGACGCACCAGTTCGCCGCCGTCACCGTGACCGACGCCGGCGGCCGGGCGACGCCGCTCGGCTTCGAGCAGTCGAAGATGTTGTGGGAACACCTCAAGACCCAGGGACACATCGACGCTAAGGGGAAGGTGCAGGAGTCGCTGCGGCAGGCGCTGAAGGAGGGAACCCTTGCCGTGCCGGAGCCCTTCACGGCTCAACTCGGCCAGATCCGCGAGATCCTCCTGAAGCTCGCTGGCCGGTTCGAGATCAAGAACGCCGACGAGCGCAGGCCGGTGTCGCTGCGCAAGGAGGTGTACTTGAGCCCGGAGTTCAAGGAACTGTGGGACCGCATCAAGCACAAGACCACCTACCGGGTGCAGTTCGACAATGAGAAGCTTGTGGAGCGATGTATTCGAGCGCTCCAGGATGCGCCGCCCATCGCCAAGACCCGCCTGCAGTGGCGCAAGGCCGATATCGCCATCGGCAAGGCGGGGGTCGAGGCGAAGGAGCGGGAGGGCGCCGCGACCGTCGTACTCGACGAGCGCGACATCGAGCTGCCCGATCTGCTCACCGATCTGCAGGACCGCACGCAGCTCACCCGCCGCACGATCCGGCGCATCGTGACCGGCAGCCGGCGGCTCGACGACTTCACACGCAACCCGCAGGCCTTCATCGAGCTGGCGGGCGAAGCGATCAACCGATGCAAGCGCCTGGCCGTCGTGGACGGCATCAGGTACCGGCGACTCGGCGACGAGCACTACTACGCACAGGAGCTGTTCGAGCAGAAGGAGCTGATCGGATACCTCAAGAACATGCTTGCCGAAACTAGGAAGTCGGTATACGAGCAAGTGGTCTACGACTCCGACACCGAGGCCACGTTCGCCGACGACCTCGAGAAGAACCAGGCCATCAAGATGTACGCCAAACTCCCGGGCTGGTTCACGGTGCCGACGCCGCTCGGCGGCTACAACCCCGACTGGGCTGTGCTGGTCGAGCAAGACGACGGTGAGCGGCTCTACTTCGTGGTGGAGACCAAGGCCGGCCTCTTCGCGGATGATCTGCGCGATAAAGAGGGCGCCAAGATCGCATGCAGCAAGGCGCACTTTAAGGCGCTTGAAGTGCGAGAGGCGTCAGCGAAGTACATCGTCGCTCGATCGGTGGATGACGTGTTGACGGCCGCATAA
- a CDS encoding glycine oxidase, which yields MAKGADVVIIGGGIIGVACAYALTRSHVKRVVLIERGGLGREASRASAGMLVPQGEAEAPGPFFDLCLAARDRYRTLADELRDATGEDIEYSRWGLLYLVDPAEHEAAKGRAAWQRAAGLRVEELSGRDVRALEPILSPEIGGALFFPDEAHVRPCTVVSALAAAARAGGAEILEKVEAIDFILDEDRLRGVNAGGKTILADTIVSCAGAWSGRLLDRIGHRLPMEPVRGQIVRTRFERPPLTHLVWGPLGYFVPRLNGEVLIGTTVEQAGFASTPTLAGVAGLCEAARAMAPTLMTAPFDRVWAGLRPRLADGLPAIGRFANIPNLYVATGHYRSGILLGPLTGELIADLILGKKPPFPLDAFSPDRFAG from the coding sequence ATGGCTAAAGGCGCGGATGTTGTCATCATCGGGGGCGGGATTATCGGCGTAGCCTGCGCCTACGCCCTGACTCGATCCCACGTCAAGCGTGTCGTGCTGATCGAGCGTGGAGGGCTCGGACGCGAGGCATCGCGGGCCTCGGCAGGAATGCTGGTGCCCCAGGGGGAGGCGGAAGCACCCGGACCATTCTTCGACCTCTGCCTCGCCGCACGGGATCGTTATCGGACACTGGCCGATGAGCTTCGAGACGCGACCGGGGAGGACATTGAGTACTCTCGCTGGGGACTGTTGTACCTCGTCGATCCGGCCGAACATGAAGCCGCCAAGGGGCGAGCGGCCTGGCAGCGGGCAGCCGGCCTGCGCGTCGAGGAGCTGTCCGGACGCGACGTGCGCGCCCTGGAGCCGATCCTGAGTCCAGAGATCGGTGGCGCGCTTTTCTTTCCCGATGAGGCCCACGTTCGGCCATGTACCGTCGTCTCCGCGCTGGCGGCGGCGGCGCGCGCCGGCGGAGCCGAGATTCTTGAGAAGGTCGAGGCGATCGACTTCATTCTGGATGAGGACCGGCTGCGCGGCGTGAACGCCGGAGGCAAAACGATCCTGGCGGATACCATTGTATCCTGCGCCGGCGCATGGTCCGGCCGTCTCCTGGATCGTATCGGCCACCGGCTGCCCATGGAGCCTGTCCGAGGCCAGATCGTTCGGACTCGCTTCGAACGTCCTCCACTGACTCACCTTGTCTGGGGTCCGTTGGGGTATTTCGTTCCACGACTCAACGGAGAGGTGTTGATCGGGACGACCGTTGAGCAGGCGGGATTCGCATCAACCCCCACCCTTGCGGGCGTGGCAGGGCTGTGCGAGGCGGCCAGGGCGATGGCACCGACGCTGATGACCGCGCCCTTCGACAGGGTATGGGCGGGACTGCGTCCGCGACTGGCGGATGGCCTCCCCGCCATCGGCCGCTTTGCGAATATCCCGAATCTGTACGTCGCGACGGGCCACTACCGCAGCGGGATCCTGCTGGGACCGCTGACAGGCGAGTTGATCGCCGACCTGATCCTCGGCAAGAAGCCGCCCTTCCCCCTCGACGCCTTTTCCCCCGATCGATTCGCCGGGTAA
- the ctaE gene encoding Cytochrome c oxidase subunit 3, which translates to MTRTAVTSEQSTPAYRGKIAVWWLIASEVMIFGGAVGSYILARAASPGWSAEAAHLSTAMATVNTLVLLTSSMTMAMAFAAYQKADQRGVRTFLLLTILLGLAFLGIKGYEYTSHILEGLVPWSGAFWSFYYLLTGLHALHVIAGLIVNLILWLAARKGLGTGYRIEIAGLYWHFVDIVWIFLFPLLYLSY; encoded by the coding sequence TTGACACGCACGGCCGTCACGTCCGAACAGTCCACGCCGGCATATCGCGGTAAGATCGCGGTCTGGTGGCTGATCGCCTCTGAGGTGATGATCTTTGGCGGCGCCGTCGGCAGTTATATCCTGGCTCGGGCGGCGAGCCCGGGATGGTCGGCAGAGGCCGCCCATCTGAGCACCGCGATGGCAACGGTCAACACCCTTGTCCTGCTGACCAGCAGTATGACCATGGCGATGGCCTTTGCCGCCTACCAAAAGGCGGATCAGCGCGGGGTTCGGACATTTCTGCTGCTCACCATCCTGCTTGGGCTGGCGTTCCTCGGGATCAAAGGATACGAGTACACCTCCCATATTCTGGAGGGTCTGGTCCCCTGGAGCGGCGCCTTCTGGTCCTTCTACTACCTGTTGACGGGGCTGCACGCGCTGCACGTCATCGCCGGGCTTATTGTGAACCTCATCCTGTGGCTGGCGGCACGAAAGGGATTGGGCACCGGCTATCGCATCGAAATAGCCGGGCTGTACTGGCATTTTGTCGATATTGTCTGGATCTTTCTCTTCCCACTCCTCTATCTTTCGTACTAA
- a CDS encoding cytochrome C oxidase: MSHRNGVDPVPMSAAPAAHHEQSFWRTYIFSTDHKMIAKQYLCLGLFMALIGGYLVYVMRWQLAFPDTSIPGFGFVGPETYNALTTNHGTIMVFFVAMPILLGAFGNFLIPLMIGARDMAFPRLNMLSFWTLFISSLILLSSFFVPGGAAAAGWTGYAPLSARAEYTGVNWGINLWLLAHALEFAAFLMGGVNFLTTAITMRAPGMTLFRLPLLVWQQMTAAVIFLLSVGPLIAGALMLLMDRLLGTGFFVPEQGGDPLLWQHLFWFFGHPEVYVLLMPGLGAVLEVLAVFSRKPIFGYRWIIYSTISVGLLSLVVWAHHMFISGMDPRLAMPFSITTILISVPIALIVFSMILTLWKGSIRFATPMLWALAFVVMFITGGLTGIVLGSAPANIQVHGTYFVVAHFHTVLLSVVIFGSFTGIYYWFPKMFGRMMNVPLGNLHFWLTLIFFNLTFFPMHAVGLAGMPRRIANPLQYEFLQPIQPMNVYITLSAIGLTLAQFLFLINFVWSIVAGRKAEDNPWEAATLEWTTSSPPPHGNWGDTMPIVYRGPYEYSPPDVREDYLPQNRAQAARSDRETH, translated from the coding sequence ATGAGCCATCGCAACGGGGTTGATCCCGTTCCAATGTCCGCCGCCCCCGCCGCCCATCACGAACAGAGTTTCTGGCGAACCTATATCTTCTCAACCGATCATAAGATGATCGCTAAGCAGTATCTGTGCCTCGGCCTCTTTATGGCGCTGATTGGGGGCTACCTGGTCTATGTGATGCGCTGGCAACTTGCCTTCCCCGATACATCGATCCCTGGATTCGGATTTGTGGGACCGGAGACGTACAACGCTCTCACCACGAACCACGGCACGATCATGGTCTTCTTTGTGGCGATGCCGATCTTGCTTGGGGCCTTTGGCAACTTCCTGATCCCCCTCATGATCGGCGCCAGGGATATGGCCTTCCCGCGGCTTAATATGCTCTCCTTTTGGACCCTCTTTATATCGTCGCTCATACTGTTGTCGTCCTTCTTTGTTCCAGGCGGCGCAGCGGCAGCCGGCTGGACCGGCTATGCGCCGCTGAGCGCCAGAGCCGAATACACCGGTGTGAACTGGGGGATCAATCTGTGGCTGTTGGCCCACGCGCTTGAGTTTGCAGCGTTCCTGATGGGCGGCGTGAATTTTCTCACGACCGCCATTACCATGCGGGCGCCCGGGATGACCCTTTTCCGTCTGCCGCTGCTCGTCTGGCAGCAGATGACCGCCGCCGTCATTTTTCTGCTCTCCGTCGGACCGCTCATCGCCGGCGCCCTCATGCTGCTCATGGACCGGCTGCTGGGGACCGGCTTCTTTGTGCCCGAACAGGGCGGCGATCCGCTGCTGTGGCAGCATCTCTTCTGGTTCTTCGGCCACCCGGAGGTCTATGTCCTGCTGATGCCGGGACTGGGGGCGGTGCTGGAGGTCCTGGCCGTCTTCTCGAGAAAACCGATCTTCGGTTACCGGTGGATTATCTACTCGACGATCTCTGTCGGACTCCTCAGCCTGGTCGTCTGGGCTCATCACATGTTTATCAGCGGCATGGACCCTCGACTGGCCATGCCGTTCAGCATCACCACCATTTTGATCTCCGTGCCGATTGCGCTCATCGTCTTCTCGATGATCCTGACCCTGTGGAAGGGCTCGATCCGGTTTGCGACGCCGATGCTCTGGGCTCTGGCGTTCGTCGTCATGTTCATTACCGGGGGCCTCACCGGCATCGTCCTTGGTTCTGCGCCGGCCAACATTCAGGTCCACGGCACCTACTTTGTCGTGGCCCACTTTCACACTGTCCTGTTGAGCGTCGTCATCTTCGGTAGTTTTACCGGCATCTACTACTGGTTCCCCAAGATGTTCGGTCGGATGATGAATGTGCCCCTGGGCAATCTACACTTTTGGCTCACCCTCATCTTCTTTAATCTCACCTTCTTCCCGATGCACGCCGTCGGCCTGGCCGGCATGCCGCGCCGCATCGCCAACCCGCTTCAGTACGAGTTCCTGCAGCCGATTCAACCGATGAACGTCTATATCACGCTCAGCGCGATCGGGCTGACACTCGCGCAGTTTCTGTTCCTGATCAACTTTGTCTGGAGCATTGTGGCCGGCCGGAAGGCGGAGGATAACCCCTGGGAGGCCGCAACATTGGAGTGGACCACTTCCTCGCCTCCCCCTCACGGTAACTGGGGCGATACGATGCCGATCGTCTACCGTGGTCCCTATGAGTACAGCCCGCCGGACGTTCGTGAAGATTATCTTCCACAGAATCGCGCCCAAGCGGCGAGATCTGACCGGGAGACGCATTGA
- a CDS encoding cytochrome c oxidase, subunit II, which produces MFLDWLPENISTYGGEIDSIFRLIYYITLVWFIITVGALLAFALLFRRRDGQRAAYITGDRLSQAAWLLIPTALVLMLDLWIDFRGGDAWAKVKLHTPPSELQVQITGKQFNWEILYPGPDAQFGTPDDLQMDNELHVAVNRVVGVTLKSKDVIHSLYLPNLRLQQNVIPGREFHAWFQATKSGTFEIPCLELCGFGHSGMVGHLIVHSAEEYDQWVKEQWPSASSPPTVPDQS; this is translated from the coding sequence ATGTTCCTGGACTGGCTTCCCGAGAATATTTCAACCTATGGCGGCGAGATCGACTCGATCTTCCGTCTGATCTATTACATCACGCTGGTCTGGTTCATCATCACCGTTGGCGCACTCCTTGCCTTCGCGCTGCTGTTCCGCCGTCGTGATGGACAGCGGGCGGCCTACATTACCGGCGACCGCCTCTCGCAGGCCGCATGGCTGCTTATCCCGACCGCACTTGTCCTGATGCTCGACCTGTGGATCGACTTTCGAGGGGGCGATGCCTGGGCAAAGGTTAAGCTGCACACGCCGCCAAGCGAGTTACAGGTGCAGATAACCGGCAAGCAGTTTAACTGGGAGATCCTCTACCCTGGGCCTGACGCTCAGTTCGGGACGCCGGATGATCTGCAGATGGACAACGAACTGCACGTCGCCGTGAATCGGGTCGTCGGCGTTACCCTCAAGTCAAAGGACGTGATCCATAGCCTGTATCTGCCTAATCTACGCCTGCAACAGAACGTCATACCGGGACGGGAGTTTCATGCCTGGTTCCAGGCCACCAAGTCCGGCACCTTCGAAATCCCCTGCTTGGAACTCTGCGGATTCGGTCATTCCGGAATGGTCGGGCATCTGATCGTCCACTCGGCTGAAGAGTACGATCAGTGGGTAAAGGAACAGTGGCCGTCCGCGTCAAGCCCCCCCACGGTACCGGACCAGTCATGA
- a CDS encoding AsmA family protein: MSPSVISFLGRLTASHRVRKLLIWSGAVFAALILFAFFGLPPLMRSFLIRTLSDTLHREVTIQQITINPFTLSLTARGVAVKDRETSETFASFDQLFVNLQGLSAFRLALILKEVRLDRPYIRIIHRQDGSYNFSDLLGAGSSDQGSTAAPPKFSLNNIRIVDGSVDLIDQPKQTDHTVRDLNIALPFISNYPYHIETSVEPRISATINGSRHILEGKTKPFASTRQTVFDVAVTDLDIPHYLAYMPVKTNFTIRSGKMTVKAQLSFVQQPKQALTIDGRVALRQLSVSDAQDRPLLTLPVMDVVLAPTEPLAGLFHIASVTIESPELFIRRDRSGTMNIQNLLPANSGASTDAGAPETSNPTVMDIDTFQLSKGTLSFSDAAARIPSTTEKSVQDDTAAEPVGIVASDINVRVDNLSTVRDRQGATAVSFRLNKGGTASVEGPVGLTPFSAQLAVSLKAIDLRPFQPYFTDRVKIHVTKGALSTDGALSLSQQEAAGIQAAYKGKLSVTRFGSVDKAHAQDFLAWQSLAFDDLRVGYNPLYVHIGKVALTDFYARLIVHPDGSVNLAQIMEQGTREEQPIPPDTATAAPQPAAAETPRQAGQDIQIRTITLQGGRISFSDASLKPVFSIELAEIGGRVSGLSSREATLADVDLRGKVNQFAPLEIVGKINPLREDLFVDLKARFTDMDLSPMTPYSGKYVGYTIEKGKLSFDLNYQIAKRKLDSKNKLFLDQFTLGEKVESPTATNLPVRLAIALLKDRKGEIHLDLPVTGSLDDPEFRVWKVVLQILVNLISKAATAPFALLGALIGGGEELGYLEYEPGSATVSDANTKKIEALTKALYERPSLKLEIEGHVDIEKDREGLRQYEFNRKLKIQKFNRRLKKEETSIPVDELMIEPAEYEQYLRLAYKAEKFPKPRNILGLAKDLPVPEMEKLMLTHIQITDDDLRLLASQRAMKVKDGFLQSKQVEPERLFIIEPKSLAPEKRDTLKQSRVDLRIR; the protein is encoded by the coding sequence ATGAGCCCATCGGTGATATCGTTCTTGGGCCGACTGACGGCCTCGCATCGTGTCCGGAAGCTGCTCATCTGGTCCGGTGCGGTCTTTGCGGCCTTGATCCTGTTTGCGTTTTTTGGTCTGCCTCCGCTCATGCGATCGTTCCTGATACGGACACTCTCGGACACGCTGCACCGCGAGGTGACGATCCAACAGATCACGATCAATCCCTTTACACTCTCACTGACCGCCAGGGGTGTCGCAGTCAAGGACCGAGAAACATCCGAGACGTTCGCGTCGTTCGATCAGCTCTTCGTCAATCTCCAGGGCCTTTCCGCGTTCCGCTTGGCCCTGATCCTGAAGGAGGTGCGCCTGGACCGGCCCTACATCCGAATCATTCACCGCCAGGACGGCTCTTACAACTTCTCTGATCTCTTGGGCGCAGGCAGTTCGGATCAAGGCAGCACTGCAGCCCCGCCAAAGTTTTCATTAAATAATATCCGGATCGTAGACGGCAGCGTCGATCTTATCGACCAGCCCAAACAGACCGATCACACCGTCAGGGACCTGAATATCGCCCTCCCGTTTATCTCGAACTACCCCTACCATATCGAGACATCGGTTGAGCCGAGGATATCAGCTACGATTAATGGCAGCCGGCATATCCTTGAAGGCAAGACCAAACCGTTCGCCTCCACCAGACAGACCGTGTTCGACGTCGCGGTCACCGATCTTGATATTCCGCACTATCTTGCATATATGCCGGTGAAAACCAACTTTACGATCCGTTCAGGCAAAATGACCGTGAAGGCACAACTGTCATTTGTTCAGCAGCCCAAGCAGGCCTTGACGATAGACGGTCGCGTGGCCTTGCGTCAGCTTTCCGTTAGTGACGCGCAGGATCGACCGCTTCTGACGCTTCCCGTGATGGACGTCGTGCTTGCGCCGACGGAGCCGCTTGCCGGGCTGTTCCATATAGCATCCGTCACGATCGAGTCCCCCGAACTGTTTATCAGGCGCGATCGGTCCGGAACGATGAATATTCAGAACCTCTTGCCCGCCAATTCCGGGGCGTCCACCGATGCCGGCGCCCCAGAGACCTCGAACCCTACCGTCATGGACATCGACACGTTTCAACTGAGTAAGGGGACGCTCTCCTTTTCGGATGCGGCCGCGAGGATACCATCCACTACCGAGAAGTCTGTCCAGGATGACACCGCCGCCGAACCGGTCGGCATCGTGGCTTCAGACATCAACGTGAGGGTCGATAACCTCTCGACCGTAAGGGACCGCCAGGGGGCGACCGCCGTCTCTTTCCGCCTGAACAAAGGGGGAACGGCCTCAGTCGAAGGTCCGGTCGGGCTCACGCCGTTCTCCGCGCAATTGGCCGTGAGCCTCAAGGCGATCGACCTGCGCCCGTTTCAACCGTATTTCACCGATCGAGTCAAGATCCATGTGACGAAAGGCGCCCTATCGACCGACGGCGCCCTCTCGTTAAGTCAGCAGGAAGCCGCCGGCATTCAGGCCGCCTATAAGGGAAAACTGTCCGTCACCCGGTTCGGATCGGTCGATAAGGCGCACGCGCAGGATTTTCTCGCCTGGCAGTCGCTTGCGTTCGACGATCTCAGGGTCGGCTATAATCCGCTATACGTTCATATCGGCAAGGTGGCGCTGACCGACTTTTACGCCCGCCTGATCGTACATCCCGACGGCTCCGTCAATCTTGCGCAGATCATGGAACAGGGAACGCGCGAGGAGCAGCCGATTCCCCCGGATACTGCGACCGCCGCTCCGCAGCCCGCCGCCGCTGAGACCCCTCGTCAAGCCGGCCAGGATATCCAAATCCGGACGATCACCCTTCAAGGTGGTCGGATCAGTTTTTCGGACGCATCGCTGAAACCGGTCTTCTCCATAGAGCTGGCCGAGATCGGAGGAAGGGTATCCGGATTGTCGTCGCGCGAAGCCACCCTGGCGGATGTCGATCTCAGGGGCAAGGTCAATCAGTTTGCGCCCCTCGAGATCGTCGGAAAAATCAACCCGTTGCGTGAGGACCTCTTTGTTGACCTGAAGGCTCGATTCACCGACATGGACCTGAGCCCGATGACCCCCTACTCCGGCAAATACGTAGGCTACACGATTGAAAAAGGCAAACTTTCCTTCGATCTGAATTATCAGATTGCCAAGCGGAAACTTGATTCCAAGAACAAGCTGTTCCTGGATCAGTTCACCCTCGGGGAGAAGGTGGAGAGCCCCACCGCCACCAACCTGCCGGTTCGACTGGCCATCGCCCTCCTCAAAGACCGAAAAGGGGAGATTCATCTGGACCTTCCGGTAACCGGCAGCCTCGATGACCCTGAATTCAGGGTGTGGAAAGTGGTGCTGCAGATCCTCGTCAATCTGATTTCCAAGGCGGCGACGGCTCCATTCGCCCTGCTCGGCGCACTCATCGGAGGCGGGGAGGAGTTGGGATATCTCGAGTATGAGCCCGGGAGTGCGACGGTGTCCGATGCCAATACCAAGAAAATCGAGGCGTTAACTAAAGCACTGTATGAGCGGCCCTCGCTGAAGCTCGAAATCGAAGGCCATGTTGATATTGAGAAGGATCGAGAGGGACTGCGGCAGTATGAATTCAACCGGAAGTTAAAGATCCAAAAATTCAATCGGCGCCTCAAGAAAGAGGAGACGTCGATCCCGGTTGATGAACTGATGATTGAACCCGCCGAGTACGAACAATACCTCAGACTGGCTTACAAGGCAGAAAAATTTCCGAAGCCGCGCAACATTCTAGGGCTTGCAAAAGATCTTCCTGTTCCTGAAATGGAAAAACTGATGCTGACCCATATTCAGATTACGGATGACGATCTGCGGCTGCTCGCCTCTCAACGCGCCATGAAGGTAAAGGATGGCTTCCTGCAATCCAAGCAGGTTGAGCCGGAACGCCTCTTCATCATCGAGCCCAAGTCGCTGGCGCCGGAGAAACGTGACACGCTGAAGCAGAGCCGCGTCGATTTGAGGATCCGCTGA
- a CDS encoding small mechanosensitive ion channel protein MscS produces MMNMGVSPTDLVIDLSIRYGFKILGAIVILAGGLLVARWIGNIVHSWIGRQRIEPPVRVLIVRAIRMVVVLLTLIVVIDNLGVQITPFLAGIGVAGVGIGLALQGVLSNVVAGLTIIFTKPYRVGEYIELAGEQGEVKMIDLFSTTLAHPDLSKVVIPNRKIVGEILHNFGTMRQLHLKVGVAYDTDLNSMLSLVRQILEESTYVLKEPLPLVGIGMLDEFAIMISVRPWVKVDDYEAACAELYQTIVERFQVARIAIPLPQREVHLVPAP; encoded by the coding sequence ATGATGAACATGGGGGTGTCGCCGACAGATCTCGTGATCGACCTCTCGATCCGATACGGCTTCAAGATCCTCGGAGCCATTGTCATCCTGGCGGGCGGTCTGCTGGTGGCCCGATGGATCGGGAACATCGTCCACTCGTGGATTGGGCGTCAGCGCATCGAGCCACCGGTCAGAGTTCTGATCGTCCGCGCGATCCGGATGGTGGTGGTCCTCCTCACGCTCATCGTCGTCATTGATAACCTCGGAGTCCAGATCACACCGTTTCTTGCCGGCATCGGCGTGGCCGGCGTCGGCATCGGGCTGGCGCTTCAGGGCGTCCTGAGCAACGTCGTCGCCGGCTTGACGATCATCTTCACCAAACCGTATCGTGTCGGCGAATACATCGAATTGGCGGGAGAACAAGGTGAGGTCAAGATGATCGACCTCTTTTCGACAACCCTCGCTCATCCGGACCTGTCAAAGGTCGTCATTCCGAACCGCAAGATCGTCGGAGAGATCCTGCACAACTTCGGAACTATGCGTCAACTGCACCTGAAGGTGGGTGTCGCATACGATACGGATCTGAACAGCATGTTGAGCCTCGTGCGACAGATACTTGAGGAAAGTACGTATGTGCTGAAGGAGCCTCTCCCGTTGGTGGGTATCGGTATGCTCGATGAGTTCGCCATCATGATCTCGGTTCGTCCGTGGGTCAAGGTCGACGATTACGAAGCCGCCTGCGCGGAGCTGTATCAGACCATTGTGGAGCGATTTCAGGTTGCTCGCATCGCTATTCCGCTTCCACAACGGGAAGTGCATCTGGTGCCCGCGCCATGA